CCTGATTAAGGCAAAACAGAAAATAACTCCAATAGAAATTAGAATTTTACCTTTATGCTGTAAAAGACTATTTAGCATATTTAGAAAATTTATTTACCCAAATAACCCAAAGGATAAAAACAGCGCCATAGATAATTAAAGGAAAAACAACTCCGTGTAGAAAATGTCCTTTTTCGGGAAAATGAAATAACAAAACTGTCAATAATGCAATTCGTACAACGTTTAAAATATAAATCAATACGATTCCGAAAAGGATATATAATAAGGTAGCTTTTAATTTACCCGAAAAAGCAAGTACAAACGAAATAAATAAGATAATAACACTTATTGCATTACAGCCTTCAATAATTCTCACCAAATATTCATTCTGAAAAAAAACCTGAAGACCAGAAGCGCCTATATTTCTTTGAACATCGACATCGTAACCAAATGCTTCCAGCAAATGTTCGACATTCTTGCCGACAAACTGAGTAATTCCGTCCACTTCAGTCGTGCTAAAACTATTTAGATAAAGCTTATACAATACCGTAAGCACAATATAAGCCGCAAAGAAAGTGCCTATAAAAACTAGAAACGGCCTGAATTGTACCAAATATTTTTTCAATAGATTTTTTTTTCAAATTTATGTATTTTTTGAGTTTAGCTTTAAATACTTTTGTATAAAATTTTTAAATCATGACATTTCAAGAATTACAACCAAAAATAAGCGCAATAGTTTCTGACACTAAACTTGTTAGAGACGAAAAATTATTAGCAGTCTGCCAGTTATTAAATGAAAATGTAGAATATTACAACTGGGTAGGTTTCTATTTTGCTAATCACGAAGCCAAAACACTTCATTTAGGACCTTATGTAGGTGCTGAAACAGATCATACTGTGATACCTTTCGGTAAAGGAATCTGCGGACAAGTTGCTGAAAGCAATGCAAACTTTGTGGTGCCGGATGTTAAAGCACAAGATAATTATATTGCCTGCAGTCTGACTGTAAAATCTGAAATTGTAGTGCCTTTATTCGTAAACGGAGTAAATATTGGTCAAATCGATATTGACAGCCATGTTATTGACCCTTTTACTGAAGCTGACGAAAGATTCCTTGAATTTGTAAACCAAGAAGTTGCCAAATTATTCTAGAAGTCCTATTTTTAGTATAAAAAATAGCGCTGAATGAAAAAAAGCTTTTTCATACTATTTCACCTTATCATTTCGGTTCATCTGTCGGCACAGATTAATATGGTCTCGAAAAAGATCTTTCTGGACTCGTTAAATCGCGAAACCACACCTGATAACTATGCCTATACAAGGGTAATTACCAATTATTCTCAGAAAAACGTACGTTATGTTGTAACTGATTTTTACAAAAACGGAAGAAAGAGAATGACTGGTTCTACTTTGGACAGAGATATTCTAAAGAAAGATGGCGAGTTTATTTATTATTACAAAAGCGGATCTAAAGAATCTGTTGTAAATTATTCTGAAGATCATAAATCTGGAAAAGAGGTTAATTGGTACGAAAACCAAAATAAAAAATCTGAAAAACAGAATAGCTGGGATCCTAAAACAAAAAAATCGCAGACTCTGATTTTGAATTTTTGGAACAAAGACAACGAACAAACCGTAACGAACGGAGAAGGCGAATATGAAGAAACAGATACTTCTGTAACACAAAAAGGCTCCCTTAAAGACGGATTAAAACAAGGTGTATGGAAAGGAAATGACATCGTTCGCAAAATTTCTTTCACTGATAATTATAACAAGGGAATTCTAATTTCAGGAACAAGTGTTGATGAAAATAATATGAAGTTTTCGTATTCTTCTTTGGCAGAAAAACAAACTGGCAAAAAGGTTGTAAAAACCAATAAATAACACATGATTTGTCTTCAAAAATACCGCCAAATCATTAAAAAAGAATTTCTTAATGCCTTATTTTTAGATTCTTTTATTTTTTTTTGATTTTTCTGTTTTTTTAATCTAATTTTGCACCCGTCTTACAAAAGTTGTATTGACATACATAAAAATCATTAAATAATATTGGAATGTATTTAACTAAAGAAAAGAAAGAAGAAATCTTCGCACAACACGGTGGTGCAACAAACACTGGAAGCGCAGAAGGTCAAATTGCATTGTTCACTTACAGAATTTCTCACTTAACTGAACATTTGAAAAAAAATCGTCACGATTACAACACTGAGCGTTCTCTTGTACTATTAGTAGGTAAAAGAAGATCTTTGTTGGACTACTTGAAAAAGAAAGATATCAACAGATATCGTGAGATTATCAAAGTATTGAATATCAGAAAATAATCAATATAGAAAAGAGGTGCGAGAGTGCCTCTTTTTGTTTTTACATTACAGCTATTTATAATAAGCATATTACAAGAAAAAAAGTTTGGTTTTTCATTGGGTTTTAGATAACAACAACTACACACAACAACAACTACAACACAACTAAAACCCATTGTATAATCAAAAAGGAAAAATTATGATTCCACAAGTTTCACAAGAAATTATCGATTTGGGAGATGGAAGAAGCATCTCAATCGAAACTGGTAAATTAGCAAAACAAGCCGATGGTTCAGTTGTTGTACGTTTAGGAAACTGTATGCTTTTAGCAACAGCAGTTTCTGCAAGAACCTCTAACCCAGGTGTTGACTTTTTACCATTAACGGTAGATTACCGTGAAAAATTCGCTGCAGCGGGACGTTTCCCTGGAGGATTTTTCAAAAGAGAAGCAAGACCAAGCGACAGCGAAGTATTAACAATGAGATTAGTTGACCGTGTGTTACGCCCACTTTTCCCAGACGATTACCACGCAGAAACTCAGGTTATGATTCAATTAATGTCTCATGACGATGAAGTTATGCCAGATGCATTAGCTGGTTTGGCTGCATCTGCTGCATTAGCTGTTTCAGATATTCCATTTTACAACTTAATTTCTGAAGTACGCGTTGCTCGTATCGACGGAAAATTAGTAATCAACCCAAGCAGAACTGAATTAGAAAAATCTGACATCGATATGATGATTGGAGCTTCTATGGATTCTGTAGCTATGGTTGAAGGCGAGATGAAAGAGATCTCAGAAGCTGAAATGGTTGAAGCAATTAAATTTGCTCACGAAGCTATTAAAGTTCAAATTGTTGCTCAACAAAAATTAAGAGCAAAATTAAGCTCTCAAGAATACAGAACTTACGAAGGTGAAGTTGAAGACGAAGCTGTTTACGCTAAAGTAAAAGCTGCTGCTTACGATAAATGTTACGCAATTGCTCAAGAAGCTTCTGGAAAAGCAGAAAGAGGAGAAAAATTTGCGGCTGTAAAAGAAGAAGCAAAAGCTTTATTTACAGAAGAAGAATATGCTGAAAATGCAGAACTTGCAGGTTTGGTTGGAAAATACTTCTACAAAACAAACAAAGAAGCAGTTCGTAACGTAATTCTAGAAAAAGGAATTCGTCTTGATGGTAGAAAAACTACGGAAATTAGACCAATTTGGTGTGAAACTGATTATTTACCATCTGTTCACGGATCTTCTTTATTTACACGTGGAGAAACTCAAGCCTTGGCTACAGTAACTTTAGGAACTTCTAAAGAAGCTAACCAAATCGATTCTCCATCAGAACAAGGCGAAGAAAAATTCTACTTACACTATAACTTCCCTCCTTTCTCTACTGGTGAAGCAAAACCATTAAGAGGAACTTCAAGAAGAGAAGTTGGTCACGGTAACTTAGCTCAAAGAGCTTTAAAAAATATGATTCCTGCAGATTGTCCTTATACAATTCGTGTTGTTTCTGAGGTTTTAGAATCTAACGGTTCTTCTTCTATGGCAACTGTTTGTGCTGGAACAATGGCTCTTATGGATGCTGGAGTTCAAATGACAAAACCAGTTTCTGGTATTGCTATGGGATTAATTACTGACGGTGAGAAATTTGCTGTATTGTCTGATATTTTAGGAGATGAAGATCACTTAGGAGATATGGACTTTAAAGTTACTGGAACTGCCGACGGTATCACAGCTTGTCAAATGGATATCAAAATCGAAGGATTACGTTATGACATTATGGAACAAGCTTTAGCGCAAGCTCGTGACGGACGTTTACACATTTTAGGAAAATTAACTGAAACAATTGCTGCTCCAAGAGCAGATGTTAAAGCTCACGCACCTAAAATTATCACTAGAACTATTCCTGGAAACTTTATTGGAGCATTAATTGGACCTGGAGGAAAAGTAATTCAAGAATTACAAAAAGCGACAGGAACTACTATCGTAATCAACGAAGTTGACGAGCAAGGAGTTGTTGAAATTTTAGGAACTGATCCAGAAGGAATCAAAACGGTATTGGCTAAAATTGACGCTTTAACTTTCAAACCACAAGTTGGCGAAGCTTACGAGGTGAAAGTAATCAAAATGCTTGATTTTGGAGCTGTTGTAGAATACACTGCTGCACCAGGAAATGAAGTATTGCTTCACGTATCTGAATTAGCTTGGGAGCGTACTGAAAACGTTGCTGATGTAGTTAAAATGGGAGATGTTTTCCAAGTAAAATACTTAGGAATTGACCCTAAAACTAAAAAAGAAAAAGTGTCTAAAAAAGCACTTGTTCCAAGACCTCCACGTGAGGAGAAAAAAGAGTAATCAGATCTTAGTTTACTAAAGGTTTATTCATAGAAAACCCCAATTCATGTATTTGAATTGGGGTTTTTAAGTTTTGGAATTTCTAATCAGGTTTTCCCATTTTATACAAATGTTTGAAATGAGAATACATCATTTCAAATAATGTTTTATGATGATAGGGCTGTTTATATTCTCTTGTCGTTTCTTCAATTATGGCATTTATTTCACTGTAATTGGTGTGGCAGATATTTGGAAATAAATGATGTGCTGCATGGCAATTTGATCCTCCACTTAAAAATCTTGCCCACCCTTTATCTGCGTCCCAATCACAGCTGGTATAAAGCTGATGAACTGCCCAAGTGTGCTCCAGAAATTCTCCTTCAGGCTGAGGATAATCGGCTTCATCAAAAAAATGGGTACCAACGAGCATTATAATAAATATCATAGAAGTAAAAGCACTTGCAGAAAGATACGTCAGCGTAACAAAATTCCATGAAAAATGAGTATACAGTATTGGAAAAATTAAAACCAATGAAAAGTAGAATACTTTATACAATATAAATCTCAAATACAATTCAAACTTAGGAACTCCCCTTTTCATCCAATCATATTCATTTGAAAATAAATAGACCCAGTCACTCATAAAAACAGAATGTAACAGCGTAAACATATAAACAAAAGGCGCATAATAAACCTGATATTTATGTTTTGGTTTCCACGGATGCGTAGGACTCAATCTTAAAAAAGGATTTTTATCGATGTCGATGTCACTTCCTTCTACATTTGCATATAAATGATGAGAACGAATATGTCTTAATCCCCAAAGCATTGGATCTATTCCAACAGTAAGAAAACTATAAAAATGAAGTACCGAGTTTGCTTTCTTATTCTTGAATGCTGTATTATGAGACGCATCGTGTCCGAAACTAAAACCAATTAACAATCCAGATAACTGAAAAACAACATACAGCAACCAAAAGGTCATTTTACTTATGGAATCTGAAAAAAGAAAACCATAGCATGTATAACACACAATTGTCCAAAACACTCCTTTAAACCAAAATCTGGCATCTCCGTAAGAAGTATTTTTATCTTTAAATTTTTCATAGACTTTTTCTTTTAAAGCAGAGAAAAATATTTTTTCTTCTTCTGATTTATTAAAATATTTAGCTTTCATAATAACATACATTTTATATTACGAAGCAAACGTATTGTGTTTATCGCATTCAAATTTGCGCAAACCAATAAAACATTTTTATATATTTGTGATTATCGCAAAATCATGAATCATCAAGAAACTTTTTTAAAAGCTATTAGAAGCAAAATTTCTAAGTCAAATTCATTAATCGATGAAATAGCCACTATTTTGGAAATAAGCTATGATGCGTCACACAGACGAATATCTCAAAAGAGCAAATTTTCAATTGATGAAACCATCAAGCTCGCTAGTCACTTTAATATTTCGCTGGACAATATATTTTCTAAAAAAGAGAAGGTTATTATTGAAAAAACCATTGAAATTACATCCATGAAGGATATGCTTGAATATTTCAGATCGTCTGCAATCCAAATCGAAGCGTTAACAAAAAATCCAAGTACTACATTGTTTTATTCGGCTAAGGACATTCCTTTGTTTTATTTTATGGATGGAACAATTCTATCAAAATTCAAAGCCTTTGTATGGATTAATCTTTTGAACAACAATCAAAAAAAAATTTCTTTTGAAAAATTTATAATCGAAGAATCTTTTTCTGATTCCATGCAAAAACTAAAAAAGATTTACGAAAATACTATAGTAAATGAAATTTGGAACGATACAACCATAAACAGCAGTCTGCAGCAAATACTATATTTTTATGAAGCTGGTCTTTTGAATTTAAAAAGTGCCAACGCACTTTGCAAAGATTTAAAACGAATCATTAATTTGATACAGGAAAAATGTAATAATCCAGAGAATAACTTTTCTGTTTATTACAACGAACTGATTTTACTCAACAATAACATGCTTATTGAAACGGATGAAAAATTAACTATGTTTGTTCCTTACACACTTTTAGGTTATTTTATTACCGATAATGAGGATGGCTGCAAAAATGTCCATCAGTTTTTTAAACAACAGATTCAGAACTCAATACCCTTAAAACAATCTGGAATTAAAGAACAAAACCTCTTTTTCAACCGAGCAATCCGAAAAATTGACTATTACTTGGATAAGATAAATTCTCAGGTAGATTTACATTTTTAAATGTTAACTTCC
This is a stretch of genomic DNA from Flavobacterium endoglycinae. It encodes these proteins:
- a CDS encoding toxin-antitoxin system YwqK family antitoxin: MKKSFFILFHLIISVHLSAQINMVSKKIFLDSLNRETTPDNYAYTRVITNYSQKNVRYVVTDFYKNGRKRMTGSTLDRDILKKDGEFIYYYKSGSKESVVNYSEDHKSGKEVNWYENQNKKSEKQNSWDPKTKKSQTLILNFWNKDNEQTVTNGEGEYEETDTSVTQKGSLKDGLKQGVWKGNDIVRKISFTDNYNKGILISGTSVDENNMKFSYSSLAEKQTGKKVVKTNK
- the rpsO gene encoding 30S ribosomal protein S15, encoding MYLTKEKKEEIFAQHGGATNTGSAEGQIALFTYRISHLTEHLKKNRHDYNTERSLVLLVGKRRSLLDYLKKKDINRYREIIKVLNIRK
- a CDS encoding polyribonucleotide nucleotidyltransferase, whose amino-acid sequence is MIPQVSQEIIDLGDGRSISIETGKLAKQADGSVVVRLGNCMLLATAVSARTSNPGVDFLPLTVDYREKFAAAGRFPGGFFKREARPSDSEVLTMRLVDRVLRPLFPDDYHAETQVMIQLMSHDDEVMPDALAGLAASAALAVSDIPFYNLISEVRVARIDGKLVINPSRTELEKSDIDMMIGASMDSVAMVEGEMKEISEAEMVEAIKFAHEAIKVQIVAQQKLRAKLSSQEYRTYEGEVEDEAVYAKVKAAAYDKCYAIAQEASGKAERGEKFAAVKEEAKALFTEEEYAENAELAGLVGKYFYKTNKEAVRNVILEKGIRLDGRKTTEIRPIWCETDYLPSVHGSSLFTRGETQALATVTLGTSKEANQIDSPSEQGEEKFYLHYNFPPFSTGEAKPLRGTSRREVGHGNLAQRALKNMIPADCPYTIRVVSEVLESNGSSSMATVCAGTMALMDAGVQMTKPVSGIAMGLITDGEKFAVLSDILGDEDHLGDMDFKVTGTADGITACQMDIKIEGLRYDIMEQALAQARDGRLHILGKLTETIAAPRADVKAHAPKIITRTIPGNFIGALIGPGGKVIQELQKATGTTIVINEVDEQGVVEILGTDPEGIKTVLAKIDALTFKPQVGEAYEVKVIKMLDFGAVVEYTAAPGNEVLLHVSELAWERTENVADVVKMGDVFQVKYLGIDPKTKKEKVSKKALVPRPPREEKKE
- a CDS encoding GAF domain-containing protein — encoded protein: MTFQELQPKISAIVSDTKLVRDEKLLAVCQLLNENVEYYNWVGFYFANHEAKTLHLGPYVGAETDHTVIPFGKGICGQVAESNANFVVPDVKAQDNYIACSLTVKSEIVVPLFVNGVNIGQIDIDSHVIDPFTEADERFLEFVNQEVAKLF
- the xrtF gene encoding exosortase family protein XrtF encodes the protein MKKYLVQFRPFLVFIGTFFAAYIVLTVLYKLYLNSFSTTEVDGITQFVGKNVEHLLEAFGYDVDVQRNIGASGLQVFFQNEYLVRIIEGCNAISVIILFISFVLAFSGKLKATLLYILFGIVLIYILNVVRIALLTVLLFHFPEKGHFLHGVVFPLIIYGAVFILWVIWVNKFSKYAK
- a CDS encoding fatty acid desaturase family protein — its product is MKAKYFNKSEEEKIFFSALKEKVYEKFKDKNTSYGDARFWFKGVFWTIVCYTCYGFLFSDSISKMTFWLLYVVFQLSGLLIGFSFGHDASHNTAFKNKKANSVLHFYSFLTVGIDPMLWGLRHIRSHHLYANVEGSDIDIDKNPFLRLSPTHPWKPKHKYQVYYAPFVYMFTLLHSVFMSDWVYLFSNEYDWMKRGVPKFELYLRFILYKVFYFSLVLIFPILYTHFSWNFVTLTYLSASAFTSMIFIIMLVGTHFFDEADYPQPEGEFLEHTWAVHQLYTSCDWDADKGWARFLSGGSNCHAAHHLFPNICHTNYSEINAIIEETTREYKQPYHHKTLFEMMYSHFKHLYKMGKPD